A region of the Roseobacter denitrificans OCh 114 genome:
TGCAATGATGGCGATCAATATCTGGGTCATGATGCTTGTCACCTCTCTGATCTGGATCATCCGACGCCATCACGTCAGTGCGCTTGCAGCAAAGGCCGCGGCACCGATTGGCGTGGTGATGACTATTATTGCCCTTGTTACGGGCGCGCTCTGGGGCCAGCCCATGTGGGGCACGTGGTGGGCGTGGGATCCGCGCCTGACGTCGTTCCTCATCCTGTTTTTGTTTTACCTTGGCTACATCGCGCTTTGGGCTGCCATTGAGGACCCGGATACGGCGGCTGATCTGACGGCTGTGCTCTGCCTGGTCGGGTCCGTCTTTGCGGTCCTGTCGCGCTATGCAGTGAATTTCTGGAACCAAGGCCTGCATCAGGGCGCATCGCTGAGCCTCGACAAGGAAGAGAACGTGGCGGATGTATTCTACTTTCCGCTGCTGGTGGCCATCGCGGGGTTTGTGCTGCTGTTTCTGGCGCTGGTGCTCTACCGCACGGGTACGGAAATCAGGCTGCGCCGCGCCAAGGCCCTGTTGGCACGGGAGGCCCGCTCATGATGCCCGATCTTGGAAAGTACAGCGAGGCGGTTTTGTCCTCCTATGCGGCAACGCTATTGTTATTGGCCTTGTTGGTTTTCATCACGTTACATAAAGGGCGCAAAGCGCGCCGTGCCCTTGATGAAATCGAACGCAAAAGAGACAGAGATGCCTAAGATATCGCCGCTGATGATTGCACCGCCGCTGATCTTTGCGGGCTTTATCGCATTGGCTGGCGTTGGCATGTTTCGCAACGACCCGAACGAGCTGCGATCGACTCTGGTCGGCAAACCCGCGCCGCCCATCACCGAGGTGGGGCTGGAGGGGTTTGAACCGGTCACCGCAGAGGCGATGGCAACGGGAGAGGTCACGCTCGTCAATTTCTGGGCCTCATGGTGCCCGCCCTGTCACGCGGAGCATCCAAAGCTTTTGGAGATGGCCGCGGAGGGCATGCCGATCATCGGTGTGAACTTCAAGGACAAGGCAGGCCCCGCCGGCGGGTATCTGACCGATGACGGCAATCCGTTTCGGGCGGTGGCTTTTGACCCGCAAGGGCGCACGGCGATTGACTGGGGGGTGACGGCCCCGCCGGAGACATTCATTCTGGATGCAGAAGGCACGGTGCTGTTTCGCTTTGCAGGCCCGTTGGTCGGCAGCGATTATGAGCAGCGGTTCCTGCCCGAACTGGAAAAAGCATTGGGCCAGTAATCGGCCCACCTGCGCATATGACCCCGGCACTGTGCGCGGGCTGACCGGTATTTTTGAACTTGGATCGGGCCATGGGCGTCACGAATTTGCACGCTAAGACAGCGCGGCCCTTTAGGGACGCCGGTGTAAACGCAGGCAAACGGGTATTTGGGCGGTCGCGCCCCCTCGTTCAGTTCAGACGCTGTCCGGAGTCCGGCGCAAAATACGAGACCTTGGCCAGATCAAAGGCGGGTTGCTGCATCTGACCGGGCTTGGCAGAAGTTTCAGCATGGAGCCGTGCCGACACCTTTGCCCCCCAGATGCATGGTGACAAAGCTGTCGGCCCCGGCGGCTTCGACGATATCCACCATACACTCGGCCTGCTGTGCGTCATGGGGTGCGCGGCCGTTCGGTTCGGCAAACAGGAACAGCTTGGGATCACGTACCAGCGCACGGCCCATGGCGATGCGCTGACGCTGCCCGCCCGAAAGCTGGCCCGGTCGACGGGAAAGAAGCTGTTCAATCTGAAGCTGCTTTGCGACCTGTTTCGGTTTCTGCGCCTGCGTGGCAGGGTCAACGCCGCGGACTTTCATGCCAAGGGTGATGTTCTTGACAACCGTTATCGTCGGGTAAAGCGCGTAGGATTGAAACACCATCGCGATGTCGCGATCCTTTGGGTTGACCGCGCTATTGTCCCGCCCGCTGATGCTGAGGAAGCCGCCCGAGATCGGCTCCAAACCCGCAATGCAATGCAGCAGCGTTGACGTGCCAGATCCCGAGGGTCCGACCAGCACAAGGAAATCCCCCTGATCAATTGCGACGTTGATATCCCTCTGGATCTCCGTCTGGCCGTAGTTCTTTTTGAGCTTCCTCATGTCACGAATGGGAGCCATGAGTATCACTGATCCTGCGGTCAGATCGCGGATGACATACTTGCCAGCAACGACATAGACGATAAGGGTGGGCAGGGCTGCGATGATCGCGGTGGCCATATCCACATTGTATTCCTTTACGGCGGTGGTCGAGTTGACGATATTGTTGAGCACCACGGTGACGGGTTGGGTACCTGCCTAGCTGAATGACACGCCAAACAGGAAGTCGTTCCATATCTTCGTGAATTGCCAGATCATCGAGACAACAATGATCGGCAGGCTGATAGGCAGGAAGATCGACCAGAAGATACGAAAGAACCCGGCTCCATCGACTTTGGCTGCCTTGGTGAGTTCCGAGGGAACCGAGACACAGAAGTTACGATAGAAGAGCGTTTTGAAACCGAGGCCATAAATCACATGAACAAAAATCAGACCAGGGATTGTACCTGCAGTCCCCATGATCCCGAGGACCCGCGCCATGGGCAGCAAAACCACCTGAAAGGGAATGAAGTACCCAAAGAGCATGGCGGCACGCTTAGTTTTGAGCCGGGCGCGTAGGGACTGATGGCCAATATCACAACTCTGCGGCAGTAGCATGTTGTCGGCCAAGGGTAGCGCGGGCAGCATGGACGTAGACCGCATGGTGCGCGACCGGTCCGCTTCGGGTCGTGCATGTCTGTTTTGCCGACTGTAAGCCGTTGACACTATCGTGGCGTCGACGGGCCACGTAGTTGATAAAGCGAAACGCCCCGGGCCGGGGCGTTTCCTTCAGGTTTCAAGCGCAGCTCAGGCCTTCTTGCGTCGCTTGATCCATGCAAAGGCACCAATGCCGCCGAGCAGCAAAGGCAGACCTGCAGGAACCGGCACCGCGGAAACCTCAATCTCGCCAACCGCACCGGACCTTGTGAAGACCACTTCCAGCTTGTCGCCGGTCGCACCACCAAAGTCGAGCACAGTAAACTCGTTGTTCGCGGGGTTGTTGCCCGTGTCCGACTCATTGTCGGCTGTCAGCGAAAATGCCTTGACCAGAGTGGAGCCGGAGAACAGGCTTGCTGTTGTCCCAATCTCGGAGTCCAGAAGGAACAGCTCGTCGAGGATGACATCGGTCAGGAAACTGAACACGATCGTTCCGCCGCTTCCATTGTCATCCGGCGCGCCGTCGTTTTCCTGAACGATCAGCGCGTTCCCAAACCCGCGTTTATCTGTCGCGTCTTCGGCGTTTGTGAAGGGCGACAACAGGTCCTTGTCCTTCGTGGTGTTCACAGCGCCAAGCGTGTTGAAGACAACCGCCTTGTCTATACCCTTGAAGGCCGTGATGTCAGCAAAAACGCCGCCACCGAGATCGGTATTGTCCCCAAGAACCGCGCCTTCGGCAAAGTTGTTGAAATCTACTGTCGCAGCCTGGGTCATCCCTGCTGCCCCCGTCATAACCGCAGCAACTGCGATACTTTTTAGCACACTCATTCCATATCCCTTTTAAATGTAGAAGCGTCCGTACCGTGTAGCCGAGGTTAACGATTAGTAAACGCGAAAAATGCAAAGGAAGTTAAGATAACACGTTCTTTTTACTCGATTGTTCAAGATAATCGCCAAACCTTCCCGCAATATGGGAAGGCTGATTTCGCACTCTCTTTATCAGTGTGTTTTGGGACATCCGCCCCCCGGCGCGCCGTCGTTTGCGCGCCGGGGTGCAGTCTTTCTCTAGGCGGCTTTCGCGAGATTGCGCAACACGTAGTGCAGAACGCCGCCGTGCTCAATGTATTCGATTTCAATCGCGGTATCGATTCGACATTTGAGCGTGATCGTTTTGGACGTGCCATCCGCCATCGTGATGGTGCAGGGCACTTCCTGCAGCGGCTGTATCGTGTCCAGACCGGAGATTGAAACTTTCTCCTCTCCGGTCAGGCCGAGCGATTTGCGGGTGTCGCCACCGGTGAATTCAAACGGGATCACTCCCATGCCCACGAGGTTCGAGCGGTGAATACGCTCAAAGCTCTCTGCGATCACAGCCTTGACGCCGAGCAGGGCCGTGCCCTTGGCCGCCCAGTCGCGCGACGATCCGGCCCCGTATTGTTCACCACCAAAGATCACCAGCGGCTTGCCCGCGTCCTGATAGGCCATGGCAGCATCGTAAATCGACACCTGTTCACCATTGGGGCCTTTTGTGTATCCCCCCTCGACACCATCCAGCATCTCATTCTTGATGCGGATGTTGGCAAAAGTGCCGCGCATCATGACCTCGTGGTTGCCACGACGTGAGCCGTAGGAGTTAAATTCCCGCACGGGCACCTGACGCTCGATTAGGTATTGCCCCGCTGGTGTCGTATCCTTGAAGGATCCCGCCGGTGAAATGTGGTCGGTGGTGATCATATCGCCGAGAATGGCCAGCACGGATGCGTTTTCGATGTTGCTGATCGTGCCGGGTTCCTGCCCCATGCCCTGAAAATAGGGCGGGTTCTGAACATAGGTGGACGAAACGGGCCAGTCATAGACCTTGCTGTCCGTGGTGCTGACGCCCTGCCATTTTTCATCGCCCTTGAAGACGTCGGCATATTTGGTCAGGAACGCCTCACGGGTCACGGTCTTTTCGACCAGCTCCGCGACTTCCTGGCTGGTGGGCCAGATGTCCCTGAGGAACACATCATTGCCGTTCTGGTCCTGACCGATGGCGTCGGTGGCAAGGTTGATATCCAGCGTGCCCGCCAAAGCATAGGCCACGACCAGCGGCGGAGAGGCGAGGTAGTTGGCGCGTACATCCGGGCTGATGCGCCCTTCAAAGTTGCGGTTGCCCGACAGTACGGAGGTTGCCACCAGATCCCCCTCGGCAATCGCGTCCGAGATTTCCTTTTGCAGCGGGCCGGAGTTCCCGATGCAGGTGGTGCAGCCGTAGCCGACAAGGTTAAAGCCGATGCTGTCCAGATCGTCCTGCAGTCCTGCAGCTTCCAGATAGGCCGACACCACCTGACTGCCCGGCGCAAGCGATGTTTTCACCCAAGGCTTGCGGTTAAGCCCCAAGGCGGCCGCCTTGCGCGCCACAAGGCCCGCGCCGATCATGACGTAGGGGTTTGATGTATTGGTGCAGGAAGTGATCGAGGCGATGACAACCTTGCCCGACTCCAACGTGTAATCCTCGCCCGCGACCGCGACCTTCTTGCCCATGGGGCGTTTGAAGGTCTCCTCCATTTCCTTGCGGAAGGCGGTTTGCCCGTCAGTGAGCGCGACAAAATCCTGCGGGCGTTTCGGCCCCGAAATCGCAGGCACGATCGTGCCCATGTCCAGATGCAGCGTGTCCGTGTAGATCGGCGCATAATCGGGGCCACGCCAGAAACCGTTTTCCTTGGCATAGGCTTCGACCAGTTGCACACGCTCCTCGTCACGACCGGTATTGCGCAGATAGCGCAGCGTTTCCGCATCAATCGGGAAGAACCCGCAGGTCGCGCCATATTCCGGCGCCATGTTCGCGATCGTCGCGCGATCGGCCAGCGGCAGGCGATCCAACCCTTCGCCGTAGAATTCAACGAATTTTCCGACCACACCCTTGGCACGCAACAGTTCGACCACCTTGAGCACAAGGTCCGTGCCGGTGGTGCCTTCCATCATCGTGCCGGTCAGTTCGAAGCCGATGACTTCGGGGATCAGCATGGAAATCGGCTGGCCCAGCATCGCGGCCTCTGCCTCGATTCCGCCGACACCCCAGCCCAGAACAGCCGCGCCATTCACCATCGTGGTGTGGCTGTCAGTGCCGACAAGTGTGTCAGGATAGGCCACTTCGGCCCCGTTCTGGTCGGTATCCGTCCAGACCGTTTGCGCCAGATATTCCAGGTTCACCTGGTGGCAGATGCCGGTTCCGGGTGGCACGACGCGGAAATTGTTAAATGCGCTCTGTCCCCATTTCAGGAAGGTGTAGCGCTCCATGTTTCGCTCGTATTCACGGTCCACATTCATCTGGAACGCACGCGGGTTGCCGAATTCGTCGATCATCACGGAGTGGTCAATCACCAGATCAACCGGGTTCAGCGGATTGATCTTCTCCGCGTCACCGCCAAGGCTGATGATGGCGTCGCGCATCGCGGCGAGGTCCACAACCGCCGGAACGCCGGTGAAATCCTGCAACAGGACGCGGGCAGGGCGATAGGCGATCTCGCGCGGGTTCTTGCCCCCCTGTGCGCCCCATTGGGCAAAAGCCTTGATATCATCGACGGTCACGGTCTTGCCATCCTCAAACCGCAGCATGTTTTCCAGAACGACCTTGAGGGCTGCCGGCAGTTTTGAAAAATCTCCCAAACCGGCTGCGGTCGCCGCCGGAATGGAATAGTAATCAATGCTCTGTGTGCCTGCGGATAGTGTTTTGCGCGTTTTTGACGTGTCGTGACCAACGGTGATGGGCATGAAGGGCTCCCTTCGGCTGAAAAGTGGACCTGAGTGGCTTTCGGGTTGAATGCCGTAACGTTTTGCAAAATACAACCGCTTTGAAGGCCTCTGCGTCAAAATGTATACCATTGTGTACAGAAATCATCACGAAAGAGCCTGTTGACTTTCAACAAAGCTTGATTGGTGTTTCTGTCAGGGAAATTCTAGGGTGTCGGGACTGCTGGAGAACGGACGACACGGGGAATCACATGAAGAGATTATTGCGCGTAGTTGCGGCGTGCTGGTTCGTAGCGTCGCCCGTGCTGGCAGAGAATACGCCGGTGGTGGTGGAATTGTTTACGTCGCAAGGATGTTCGTCCTGTCCGCCGGCGGATGAGTTCATGCAGGTGCTGGCCCAGCGGGATGATGTGATCGCGCTGTCGGTTCATGTGGATTATTGGGACTACATCGGCTGGAAGGACGAATTTGCAGACCCAAAACATGCGGAACGCCAACGTGCCTATGCAACACTGGGGGGGCGCAGGTCGGTTTACACGCCGGAAATGATCGTGAACGGGGTCAGCGACATCCTTGGTGCGAAACCCATGGCCGTCGCAACGGCGATTGAGGCGCATAAGTCGCAAGCGCGCGCCGTTTCGGTCAGCTTGTCACGCACCGGAAGCACCGTGTCCATAGAAGCGACGGTGCTGCAGGATGACCTTGGGCCCATGACCGTTCAGATGGTGCGCTATCAACCACAGCGGGTTGCAAAGATCACGCGGGGCGAAAACGCCGGGAAAACGATTCCGTACGTGAATGTTGCGCAGGATTGGCAGGTTGTGACGACCTGGGACGGGTTTGCGCCGCTGAGTATTGATGCCGATGCGCCGGGGGTGCATCCGGTGGTTGTGCTTATTCAGTCGGGCACGCACGGGCCGATCCTTGCGGCGGCGCGGGCAGAGTAGGGCGCTTACCGTCTGACCTTGCCGACCTTGGCGCGCCACCGGCGATGCACCCAAAACCACTGGCTCGGGTCCTGTTCGATCCGTCGAGTGAGCGTATCGGTGATGTCCTGGGTCATTCGCTCGGGTGTTGACGGGGAAATCGGAGCCTCAAGAACTGTTTCAAAGCTCAATCCATCCGGCTGCCTGATACCGTAAAAGGGCAAAAGCAGCGCGTCATAGCGCAGACTTAACTCCGCTGCCGAGGTGGCGGTATGGGCAGGGCGGCCCAGAAAATTCATTTTCGGCGCCCATCTGACGTGCTGATCAAACAGCAGCACCAGCTGACCGCCCTGTTTCAGGTGGCGCACAAAGCCTTTTGTCCCTTTGCGCCCTTGCGCGAACACAGGTCCGCCAAAGGTCTGCATCGTCTTGACGTAGTGTGCGTTGAAATACGGGTTCGTCATATTGCGATAAAGACCACCAACCGCGTGGCCGCGCCCGGCGAGCGCGGCGCGCACGGCTTCATAATTGCCGTAGTGCCCTGTCACCAAAATCACGGGCCGGTTCTGTGCGACCGCCTCTTCCCACGCGGCGACACCGGCCCCCGTCAGCGGGTTGTTGGCCAGCCGGGCAGGGAAGTCATGCCGGGAGTAATTCTCGATCAGTGTGCGGCCCATGTTGTTCATGCACCCGGATGCAATCTGTTTGCGCTCTTTCAGGGGGCGGTCAGGCCAGATCAGTTCGAGGTTTGAAAGGGCGCGCTGGCGATACCCGGCAATCGGGCCAATGACATGTTGCATCAGCCGCCCGACCATTCTGACGCGGAACTTATATGGCAAGGCAAGAGCGATGCGGATCACAAGAGTAACAATGAGGTTCGTCGCGTATTGAATCACACGGTCGACGTTACTCGGCGGCGCTTTCGGCATAGTGGCAGTGCACCCTTTTGGTCAGCGGGTGGCTTTTGGAAAGCAACCGCAGTACCCGAGACAAATAACGCCGTCTCGCCATGACCTCAAGGCTTAGGTAACGCAACCGCAGGGGTTCGCTTGAAGCAAACGGACCTTGTGCAATGCCCCTGAACAGATA
Encoded here:
- a CDS encoding DsbE family thiol:disulfide interchange protein, whose protein sequence is MPKISPLMIAPPLIFAGFIALAGVGMFRNDPNELRSTLVGKPAPPITEVGLEGFEPVTAEAMATGEVTLVNFWASWCPPCHAEHPKLLEMAAEGMPIIGVNFKDKAGPAGGYLTDDGNPFRAVAFDPQGRTAIDWGVTAPPETFILDAEGTVLFRFAGPLVGSDYEQRFLPELEKALGQ
- the ccmD gene encoding heme exporter protein CcmD; this encodes MMPDLGKYSEAVLSSYAATLLLLALLVFITLHKGRKARRALDEIERKRDRDA
- a CDS encoding lysophospholipid acyltransferase family protein, yielding MPKAPPSNVDRVIQYATNLIVTLVIRIALALPYKFRVRMVGRLMQHVIGPIAGYRQRALSNLELIWPDRPLKERKQIASGCMNNMGRTLIENYSRHDFPARLANNPLTGAGVAAWEEAVAQNRPVILVTGHYGNYEAVRAALAGRGHAVGGLYRNMTNPYFNAHYVKTMQTFGGPVFAQGRKGTKGFVRHLKQGGQLVLLFDQHVRWAPKMNFLGRPAHTATSAAELSLRYDALLLPFYGIRQPDGLSFETVLEAPISPSTPERMTQDITDTLTRRIEQDPSQWFWVHRRWRAKVGKVRR
- a CDS encoding heme ABC transporter permease; its protein translation is MTLTNEKPAPKRPSSFWSYANPVKFLALSERVLPTLWVLAATSLVVGLVWGFFFTPDDFRQGSTVKIIYLHVPSAMMAINIWVMMLVTSLIWIIRRHHVSALAAKAAAPIGVVMTIIALVTGALWGQPMWGTWWAWDPRLTSFLILFLFYLGYIALWAAIEDPDTAADLTAVLCLVGSVFAVLSRYAVNFWNQGLHQGASLSLDKEENVADVFYFPLLVAIAGFVLLFLALVLYRTGTEIRLRRAKALLAREARS
- a CDS encoding VPLPA-CTERM sorting domain-containing protein gives rise to the protein MSVLKSIAVAAVMTGAAGMTQAATVDFNNFAEGAVLGDNTDLGGGVFADITAFKGIDKAVVFNTLGAVNTTKDKDLLSPFTNAEDATDKRGFGNALIVQENDGAPDDNGSGGTIVFSFLTDVILDELFLLDSEIGTTASLFSGSTLVKAFSLTADNESDTGNNPANNEFTVLDFGGATGDKLEVVFTRSGAVGEIEVSAVPVPAGLPLLLGGIGAFAWIKRRKKA
- the acnA gene encoding aconitate hydratase AcnA, which gives rise to MPITVGHDTSKTRKTLSAGTQSIDYYSIPAATAAGLGDFSKLPAALKVVLENMLRFEDGKTVTVDDIKAFAQWGAQGGKNPREIAYRPARVLLQDFTGVPAVVDLAAMRDAIISLGGDAEKINPLNPVDLVIDHSVMIDEFGNPRAFQMNVDREYERNMERYTFLKWGQSAFNNFRVVPPGTGICHQVNLEYLAQTVWTDTDQNGAEVAYPDTLVGTDSHTTMVNGAAVLGWGVGGIEAEAAMLGQPISMLIPEVIGFELTGTMMEGTTGTDLVLKVVELLRAKGVVGKFVEFYGEGLDRLPLADRATIANMAPEYGATCGFFPIDAETLRYLRNTGRDEERVQLVEAYAKENGFWRGPDYAPIYTDTLHLDMGTIVPAISGPKRPQDFVALTDGQTAFRKEMEETFKRPMGKKVAVAGEDYTLESGKVVIASITSCTNTSNPYVMIGAGLVARKAAALGLNRKPWVKTSLAPGSQVVSAYLEAAGLQDDLDSIGFNLVGYGCTTCIGNSGPLQKEISDAIAEGDLVATSVLSGNRNFEGRISPDVRANYLASPPLVVAYALAGTLDINLATDAIGQDQNGNDVFLRDIWPTSQEVAELVEKTVTREAFLTKYADVFKGDEKWQGVSTTDSKVYDWPVSSTYVQNPPYFQGMGQEPGTISNIENASVLAILGDMITTDHISPAGSFKDTTPAGQYLIERQVPVREFNSYGSRRGNHEVMMRGTFANIRIKNEMLDGVEGGYTKGPNGEQVSIYDAAMAYQDAGKPLVIFGGEQYGAGSSRDWAAKGTALLGVKAVIAESFERIHRSNLVGMGVIPFEFTGGDTRKSLGLTGEEKVSISGLDTIQPLQEVPCTITMADGTSKTITLKCRIDTAIEIEYIEHGGVLHYVLRNLAKAA
- a CDS encoding DUF1223 domain-containing protein, translating into MKRLLRVVAACWFVASPVLAENTPVVVELFTSQGCSSCPPADEFMQVLAQRDDVIALSVHVDYWDYIGWKDEFADPKHAERQRAYATLGGRRSVYTPEMIVNGVSDILGAKPMAVATAIEAHKSQARAVSVSLSRTGSTVSIEATVLQDDLGPMTVQMVRYQPQRVAKITRGENAGKTIPYVNVAQDWQVVTTWDGFAPLSIDADAPGVHPVVVLIQSGTHGPILAAARAE